Proteins encoded in a region of the Macaca mulatta isolate MMU2019108-1 chromosome X, T2T-MMU8v2.0, whole genome shotgun sequence genome:
- the BMP15 gene encoding bone morphogenetic protein 15: protein MVLRSILRILFLCELVLFMEHRAQMAEGRQSSIALLAEAPTLPLIEELLEESPDEQPTKPRLLGHSLQYMLELYRRSADSHGHPRENRTIGATMVRLVKPLTNVARPRRGTWHIQILGFPLRPNRGIYQLVRATVVYRHHLQLSRFNLSCHVEPWVQKSPTKHFPSSEGDLPKSSLMSNAWKEMDITQHVQQRFWNNKGRRILRLRFMCQQQKYSDGLELWHGTSSLDIAFLLLYFNDTHKSIQKAKLLPRGMEEFMERESLLLRRTRQADGISAEVTASSSKRSGPENNQCSLHPFQVSFRQLGWDHWIIAPPFYTPNYCKGTCLRVLRDDLNSPNHAIIQNLVNQLVDQSVPRPSCVPYKYVPISVLMIEANGSILYKEYEGMIAESCTCR, encoded by the exons ATGGTCCTCCGCAGTATTcttagaattctttttctttgtgagCTGGTCCTTTTCATGGAACACAGGGCCCAAATGGCAGAAGGACGGCAGTCCTCTATTGCCCTCCTGGCTGAGGCCCCTACTTTGCCCCTGATTGAGGAGCTGCTAGAAGAATCCCCTGACGAACAGCCAACGAAGCCCCGGCTCCTAGGGCATTCACTGCAGTACATGCTGGAGTTGTACCGGCGTTCAGCTGACTCACATGGGCACCCTAGAGAGAACCGCACCATTGGGGCCACCATGGTGAGGCTGGTGAAGCCTTTGACCAATGTGGCAAGGCCTCGCAGAG GTACCTGGCATATACAGATCCTGGGCTTTCCTCTCAGACCAAACCGAGGAATATACCAACTAGTTAGAGCCACTGTGGTTTACCGCCATCATCTCCAACTATCTCGCTTCAATCTCTCGTGCCATGTGGAGCCCTGGGTGCAGAAAAGCCCAACCAAGCACTTTCCTTCCTCAGAAGGAGATTTGCCAAAATCTTCCCTGATGTCTAATGCTTGGAAAGAGATGGATATCACACAACATGTTCAGCAAAGATTCTGGAATAACAAGGGACGCAGGATCCTACGACTCCGTTTTATGTGTCAGCAGCAAAAATATAGTGATGGTCTTGAGCTCTGGCATGGCACTTCGTCCTTGGACATTGCCTTCTTGTTACTGTATTTCAATGATACTCATAAAAGCATTCAGAAGGCTAAACTTCTTCCCAGGGGCATGGAGGAGTTCATGGAAAGGGAATCTCTTCTTCTCCGGAGAACCCGACAAGCAGATGGTATCTCAGCTGAGGTTACTGCCTCTTCCTCAAAACGTAGTGGGCCTGAAAATAACCAGTGTTCCCTCCACCCTTTCCAAGTCAGCTTCCGCCAGCTGGGTTGGGATCACTGGATCATTGCTCCCCCTTTCTACACCCCAAACTACTGTAAAGGAACTTGTCTCCGAGTACTACGCGATGATCTCAATTCCCCCAATCATGCCATTATTCAGAACCTTGTCAATCAGTTGGTGGACCAGAGTGTCCCTCGGCCCTCCTGTGTCCCGTATAAGTATGTTCCAATTAGCGTCCTTATGATTGAGGCAAATGGGAGTATTTTGTACAAGGAATATGAGGGTATGATTGCTGAGTCTTGTACATGCAGATGA